In Achromobacter spanius, the following proteins share a genomic window:
- a CDS encoding type II toxin-antitoxin system RelB/DinJ family antitoxin: protein MAPTSMLHVRVDDKLKAEAAEKLANVGLTISDAVRILLTRVAKEGGLPAGLAVDALSYDSWFRAKVQEALADTRPPVAHEAVMDEARALISKKKRRAGS from the coding sequence ATGGCACCCACTTCAATGTTGCACGTCCGTGTCGACGACAAGCTCAAGGCCGAAGCGGCGGAAAAGCTCGCCAACGTTGGCCTGACCATCTCGGATGCGGTGCGAATTTTGCTGACAAGAGTGGCAAAAGAAGGCGGTTTGCCCGCCGGCTTGGCCGTCGACGCCTTGAGCTACGACTCTTGGTTTCGCGCGAAGGTGCAAGAGGCCTTGGCCGATACGCGGCCACCGGTCGCCCATGAAGCGGTCATGGACGAGGCTCGTGCCCTGATCAGCAAGAAGAAGCGCCGTGCCGGTTCTTGA
- a CDS encoding type II toxin-antitoxin system RelE/ParE family toxin, translating into MPVLEWRETAREDLLAIVDYISDDSPAAALRLVDEIQKKVVKLRERPRLYRAGRVAGTREMVIRPNYLVVYAESPRAVTILRVLHAAQQWPLDSA; encoded by the coding sequence GTGCCGGTTCTTGAATGGCGCGAAACGGCTCGCGAGGATTTGCTGGCGATTGTCGATTACATCTCGGACGATAGCCCGGCCGCGGCGCTGCGTTTGGTAGATGAAATTCAGAAGAAAGTGGTCAAGCTGCGTGAGCGCCCACGGCTGTATCGCGCGGGACGGGTAGCGGGCACCAGGGAAATGGTGATTCGGCCGAACTATTTGGTTGTGTATGCGGAATCGCCTCGCGCCGTGACAATTTTGCGCGTCCTGCACGCCGCGCAGCAATGGCCGCTCGATAGCGCCTGA